The proteins below are encoded in one region of Malaclemys terrapin pileata isolate rMalTer1 chromosome 20, rMalTer1.hap1, whole genome shotgun sequence:
- the GEMIN7 gene encoding gem-associated protein 7: MKVPVSVIRLPRGPDGTSRGFDPNSPRYQALSPISISTMGCGNEADLEREQQARVALRERYLRSLFAMVGHTIHFTMYERVNVSAAFDASDIDILNFQVSDLQTPLGVHREALLRCSDIISYTFEL, translated from the coding sequence ATGAAGGTGCCAGTCAGCGTGATCCGCCTGCCCCGTGGGCCGGATGGCACAAGCCGTGGCTTTGACCCCAACTCCCCTCGGTACCAGGCTCTGAGCCCCATCAGCATCTCCACTATGGGCTGTGGGAACGAGGCAGATCTGGAGCGGGAGCAACAGGCCCGCGTGGCTCTGCGGGAGCGGTACCTGCGCAGCCTGTTTGCCATGGTTGGCCACACCATCCACTTCACGATGTACGAGAGAGTCAACGTCTCGGCCGCCTTCGACGCCTCAGACATTGACATCTTGAACTTCCAGGTATCCGACCTGCAGACCCCGCTAGGTGTGCACAGGGAGGCGCTGCTCCGCTGCTCGGACATCATCTCCTACACCTTCGAGCTGTGA